One window of the Lactobacillus sp. PV034 genome contains the following:
- the asnB gene encoding asparagine synthase (glutamine-hydrolyzing): MCGICAIFDPELKDKDHAIQGMMDTIKHRGPSSDGKYVNDKVALGFRRLSIIDLRGGSQPIFNEDKSKAIIFNGEIYNFKPLREELIEKGHTFSTKADTEVLLHGYEEWGMDGILKRVRGMFGFVIWDDEKQTLYGARDFFGIKPLYYSDQNGKLLVGSELKSFLAYPNFKKELNTEAVKPYLMNQYNDLKETFFKGVYRFPAGHWFEYKDGKMQTHKYWDAKYVENNLTFEETLDKINEDLKETVELYHNADVPVGAFLSEGVDSSYITSLLNPEDVFSISFDDSTYDEASKAKALADIKGWDFFSDKVDADEAMKDFPEMQYHMDEPDANPSIIPLWYLCKLARKHVTVALSGEGADELFAGYVNYGMHTHNNVIKVFTSGLKKLPKGARVKLAHGIKKMPNFPGKVHMYTNLAKPSEFYVGQSVIYDMDYPTIFSSDDANGILREKYQNDLTVNGIYQEDFKKVKDIDEVKQMQYIDLHHFMLNDIEQKADKISMAHSLELRVPYLDKKIAELANSIPTKYLMNRHDTKYALRKASERVLPDEWAKRPKLGFPTPIKQWLKEPRFYKQVRELFTEDFVNDIFDQEKIVKLLDDNYKGDGSARRQIWAIYTFLVWYKLYFVDYENTVKKYQRVQPEVAKLIESGKLV; encoded by the coding sequence ATGTGCGGAATTTGTGCTATCTTTGATCCGGAATTAAAGGATAAAGATCATGCTATTCAAGGAATGATGGATACTATCAAGCACCGTGGTCCATCTTCTGATGGTAAATATGTTAATGACAAAGTGGCGCTTGGATTTAGACGTCTTTCAATTATTGACTTACGCGGTGGTAGCCAACCTATCTTCAATGAAGATAAAAGTAAGGCAATCATCTTCAACGGTGAAATTTATAACTTTAAGCCATTGAGAGAAGAATTAATTGAAAAAGGTCACACATTCTCTACCAAAGCTGATACTGAAGTCTTACTTCATGGTTATGAAGAGTGGGGGATGGACGGTATCCTTAAGCGTGTACGTGGAATGTTTGGCTTTGTTATCTGGGATGATGAAAAGCAAACTCTTTATGGTGCACGTGACTTCTTTGGTATTAAGCCGCTATATTATTCTGATCAAAATGGTAAACTTTTGGTTGGATCAGAGTTAAAGAGTTTTTTAGCTTACCCTAACTTTAAAAAGGAACTTAATACTGAAGCAGTTAAGCCATACTTAATGAACCAGTACAATGACTTGAAGGAAACTTTCTTTAAGGGTGTTTACCGTTTCCCAGCAGGACACTGGTTTGAATATAAAGATGGTAAGATGCAGACTCACAAGTACTGGGATGCTAAATATGTAGAAAATAATCTTACTTTCGAAGAAACTTTAGATAAGATTAACGAAGATCTAAAGGAAACTGTTGAACTTTATCACAATGCTGATGTACCAGTTGGTGCCTTCTTATCAGAAGGGGTCGACTCAAGTTACATTACAAGTTTGCTTAATCCAGAAGATGTCTTTTCAATTTCATTTGATGATTCAACTTATGATGAAGCATCAAAGGCAAAGGCTTTAGCAGACATTAAGGGTTGGGATTTCTTCTCCGATAAGGTAGATGCTGATGAAGCTATGAAAGATTTCCCAGAAATGCAATACCACATGGATGAACCAGATGCTAACCCATCAATTATTCCATTATGGTACTTATGTAAATTAGCACGTAAGCACGTTACCGTGGCTCTTTCTGGAGAAGGTGCTGATGAGTTATTCGCTGGTTACGTCAACTATGGTATGCATACTCACAACAATGTCATTAAAGTATTCACTTCTGGCTTAAAGAAGCTGCCAAAGGGTGCTCGTGTGAAATTAGCTCATGGTATTAAGAAGATGCCTAACTTCCCAGGTAAAGTTCATATGTACACTAATTTAGCTAAGCCAAGTGAATTCTACGTTGGTCAATCAGTTATTTACGACATGGATTACCCAACTATCTTTTCATCTGACGATGCTAACGGTATCTTACGTGAAAAATACCAAAATGATTTAACAGTTAATGGTATTTATCAAGAAGACTTCAAGAAAGTTAAGGATATTGATGAAGTAAAGCAAATGCAATACATTGATTTACACCACTTTATGCTTAACGATATTGAACAAAAAGCTGATAAGATCTCAATGGCCCACTCACTTGAGTTACGTGTGCCATATCTTGATAAAAAGATTGCTGAACTTGCTAATTCAATTCCAACTAAGTACTTAATGAATCGTCATGATACGAAGTATGCGTTGAGAAAGGCTTCTGAAAGAGTCTTACCAGATGAATGGGCAAAACGTCCAAAGCTTGGTTTCCCAACCCCAATTAAACAATGGCTTAAGGAACCACGTTTTTACAAGCAAGTTAGAGAGTTATTTACTGAAGACTTTGTAAATGACATATTTGATCAAGAAAAGATTGTAAAATTACTTGATGACAACTACAAGGGTGATGGCTCAGCTCGTCGTCAAATTTGGGCTATTTATACTTTCTTAGTTTGGTATAAACTATACTTTGTGGATTACGAAAATACTGTTAAGAAGTATCAACGTGTTCAACCAGAAGTAGCGAAATTAATCGAATCTGGTAAGTTAGTATAA
- a CDS encoding metallophosphoesterase family protein — translation MGIFTKTKGLIDQFSGTLRKAKQPKRNRPFDEMQQYMTVGEYRVGKAQGTPNGAEFDLVVYKDDDGVLHQALRSIDAKDLAPEYVRTYDERLGRFRAFTNKETGRRYIVEQQLEDFVAFAKKHIRQGEDSVNIGILTDTHYKDSDSIDFYGYNGLTHVKEFNYLEDLDILDLKAHLGDWMDGSDPGMLGEQELISLRKAFRSNKTNFAIIKGNHDENDKFDEHHDLKASFPEREFENIMWPTMYFQKGIHYISRQHGVAYFDKDNVRFITINTSDIPYELDKNGKKKYDTKISLAIREDQMQEIIEILEKSSGKQIVFMSHANPINRHGSNALKYNGRSLHELLVAFNQREKGYLDSHDVPAEFSLSNSFDFTNIKDAKVIAYFCGHRHNEDQYRINGIQYVLFNCSALMGPNHALTTQYNKRWKRKIDHPNEAAGYVVNIDPKRHIMQAFGYGASSRRRIYRI, via the coding sequence ATGGGAATTTTTACAAAAACAAAAGGATTAATAGATCAGTTTTCAGGAACGCTGCGCAAGGCTAAGCAGCCAAAGAGAAACCGTCCTTTTGATGAAATGCAACAATACATGACAGTCGGAGAGTACCGGGTAGGTAAGGCACAAGGGACTCCAAATGGTGCAGAGTTTGACCTAGTTGTCTATAAAGATGATGATGGGGTTTTGCATCAAGCATTGCGTTCAATTGATGCAAAGGATTTGGCACCAGAATATGTGCGTACATATGATGAACGTCTGGGACGTTTTCGGGCTTTCACCAATAAAGAAACAGGGCGACGCTATATTGTTGAGCAACAACTAGAAGACTTTGTTGCATTTGCCAAAAAACATATTCGTCAAGGAGAAGATTCAGTAAATATTGGAATCTTAACCGATACTCACTATAAAGATAGTGATAGTATTGATTTTTATGGCTATAATGGCTTAACTCATGTTAAAGAGTTTAATTACTTAGAAGATCTTGATATCTTGGATCTTAAAGCCCACTTAGGTGATTGGATGGATGGTTCTGATCCGGGTATGCTGGGTGAGCAAGAATTAATTTCTTTGCGTAAGGCTTTTCGTTCAAATAAAACCAATTTTGCTATTATTAAGGGAAATCATGATGAAAATGATAAGTTTGATGAGCATCATGACTTAAAGGCTTCTTTCCCTGAACGTGAGTTTGAAAACATTATGTGGCCAACCATGTACTTCCAGAAGGGAATTCACTATATTTCCCGTCAACATGGAGTAGCTTATTTTGATAAAGATAATGTACGCTTTATTACGATTAATACTTCTGATATCCCATATGAGCTTGATAAAAATGGCAAAAAGAAGTACGATACAAAAATCAGTTTAGCGATTCGTGAAGATCAAATGCAGGAAATTATCGAGATTTTAGAAAAATCTAGTGGTAAACAGATCGTCTTTATGAGTCATGCTAATCCGATTAATCGTCATGGTAGCAATGCCTTGAAATATAATGGTCGTTCATTACATGAACTTTTGGTAGCCTTTAATCAAAGAGAAAAGGGTTACTTAGACTCACATGATGTACCGGCAGAATTTTCATTATCTAATAGCTTTGACTTTACTAATATTAAAGATGCTAAGGTAATTGCCTATTTCTGTGGTCATCGTCATAATGAAGACCAATATCGAATTAATGGAATTCAGTACGTTTTGTTTAACTGTTCAGCTTTAATGGGGCCAAATCATGCTTTAACAACGCAGTATAATAAACGTTGGAAACGTAAGATTGACCATCCAAATGAAGCAGCTGGATATGTTGTAAATATTGACCCTAAGCGTCATATTATGCAGGCTTTTGGCTATGGAGCAAGTTCAAGACGAAGAATTTATCGAATTTAG
- the phnE gene encoding phosphonate ABC transporter, permease protein PhnE, which yields MNTSKLKKLPPKPVNKRTRTIHWLIGIVTVVLIVWSAAGIDFGGIKSSAAQITGAIISGIFHPDWSYVWNGSGEDLISQLWDTICIAFLGTIISAVISLPFAFWAANTKHKKWYLSRSGKIVLAVIRSFPEIILALMFIKAVGPGSAAGVFALGFHSVGMLAMLFSEAIESLDTSADEAIASVGGSKWNTITFATMPNLMPALISNTLYRFDVSVRSASILGLVGAGGIGYPLIIALQYREWNRVGIILLGIVVMVIVIDWISGAIRKRLV from the coding sequence ATGAATACTAGTAAATTAAAAAAATTACCTCCAAAACCAGTTAATAAGCGGACGCGCACAATTCATTGGTTAATTGGAATTGTGACAGTTGTCTTAATTGTTTGGTCTGCAGCAGGCATTGATTTTGGCGGAATTAAGTCAAGTGCAGCTCAAATTACCGGGGCAATAATTTCTGGAATTTTCCATCCAGACTGGTCATATGTATGGAATGGGAGCGGCGAAGATCTGATTTCACAGCTTTGGGATACAATCTGTATTGCCTTCTTGGGAACAATTATTTCGGCAGTGATTTCGTTGCCTTTTGCCTTTTGGGCTGCTAATACTAAGCATAAAAAATGGTATTTATCTAGAAGTGGCAAAATTGTTTTAGCAGTTATTCGTTCCTTCCCAGAAATTATTTTGGCTTTAATGTTTATTAAAGCTGTTGGCCCTGGATCGGCTGCTGGTGTATTTGCTCTTGGCTTTCACTCAGTTGGGATGTTAGCCATGCTTTTTTCAGAAGCAATAGAAAGTTTAGATACTAGTGCCGATGAAGCGATTGCTTCTGTTGGAGGTTCGAAGTGGAATACGATTACTTTTGCAACAATGCCTAACTTAATGCCAGCCTTAATTTCAAATACGCTTTATCGGTTTGACGTCTCAGTTCGTTCAGCCTCAATCCTTGGTTTGGTTGGAGCCGGAGGAATTGGTTATCCTTTAATTATTGCTTTGCAATACCGTGAATGGAACCGAGTAGGAATTATTTTATTGGGAATTGTGGTTATGGTAATTGTAATTGATTGGATTTCAGGTGCCATTAGAAAACGTCTTGTTTAA
- the phnE gene encoding phosphonate ABC transporter, permease protein PhnE: MTDKQHQLKQLPKKELKWSTIIWLIVLVAGLFISINVTNTHLSVLLAPDNFGQFMDVLVQMCKPDWSYAHVIWPYLIETIKMAILGTVIGSAIAFIYSFLIARNIVKNKALTGILRLIMNIIRTIPDLLLGALFVAVVGIGPIAGVFALSVFTFGVVVKLFYEAIETIDYGPIEALTASGASKLQIIHFAVLPQVMTYFVSYVLYAFEINVRASTILGYIGAGGIGLYLQQTLQLFQYNRTGTILIVIIVAVVIIDYISSASREALTK; encoded by the coding sequence ATGACAGATAAACAGCATCAACTTAAGCAATTGCCGAAAAAAGAGCTAAAGTGGTCAACTATCATCTGGTTGATTGTTTTAGTCGCAGGTTTATTTATTTCGATTAATGTAACTAATACCCACTTAAGTGTCCTGCTAGCTCCAGATAACTTTGGTCAATTCATGGATGTCTTAGTCCAAATGTGTAAGCCGGATTGGAGTTATGCCCACGTAATTTGGCCATACTTGATTGAAACCATCAAGATGGCAATTTTGGGAACTGTCATTGGTTCAGCAATTGCTTTTATTTACTCCTTCTTAATTGCGAGAAACATCGTTAAAAATAAGGCTTTAACTGGTATTCTCAGATTGATAATGAACATTATCAGAACAATTCCTGATTTGCTTTTAGGTGCACTTTTTGTTGCTGTAGTGGGAATCGGACCAATTGCTGGGGTATTCGCTTTGTCGGTATTTACTTTTGGTGTGGTAGTGAAATTATTTTATGAAGCTATCGAAACGATTGACTACGGACCAATAGAGGCTTTGACAGCATCCGGAGCATCAAAATTACAAATTATTCATTTTGCTGTCTTACCGCAAGTAATGACTTACTTTGTTTCATATGTACTTTATGCATTTGAAATTAATGTCAGAGCATCAACAATTCTTGGTTATATTGGTGCCGGTGGTATTGGTTTGTACTTACAACAGACCTTACAATTATTCCAATACAATCGTACTGGAACCATCTTAATTGTGATCATTGTCGCTGTCGTAATTATTGATTATATTTCATCAGCATCAAGGGAGGCATTGACTAAATAA
- the phnC gene encoding phosphonate ABC transporter ATP-binding protein has translation MENQPMIQLKNVTKVYPNGTKGLKDINLNINKGEFVVVVGLSGAGKSTLLRSINRLQDISEGDILIDGQSITHAKGKQLRNIRRDIGMIFQNFNLVKRSSVLRNVLTGKVGYYSSWKTTFNLFSAEDKQKAYEALQQVDLADKVYVRADQLSGGQQQRVSIARVLTQNPKIILADEPTASLDPKTAESVMQYLKMLNQKYGMTVVANLHSIELARKFGDRVLGVKSGEIIYDGQMSETPESIFDKIYKGQLEEADNDR, from the coding sequence ATGGAGAATCAACCAATGATTCAATTAAAAAATGTGACTAAAGTTTATCCAAATGGAACTAAGGGTTTAAAGGATATCAATCTCAACATTAATAAAGGTGAATTTGTGGTTGTAGTTGGTCTTTCAGGTGCCGGTAAATCCACTTTGCTTCGCTCAATTAATCGTCTTCAAGATATTTCTGAAGGAGATATTTTGATTGATGGTCAGTCAATAACGCATGCGAAGGGGAAGCAGTTGCGTAATATTCGCCGTGATATTGGGATGATTTTCCAAAATTTTAATTTAGTAAAACGTTCTAGTGTTTTAAGAAATGTTTTGACAGGAAAAGTAGGCTATTATTCTTCTTGGAAAACTACCTTTAACTTATTTAGTGCTGAAGATAAACAAAAGGCTTATGAAGCACTTCAACAAGTTGATTTGGCAGATAAGGTATATGTTCGCGCAGATCAATTATCAGGTGGACAACAACAACGTGTTTCAATTGCACGAGTACTAACTCAAAATCCGAAAATTATTTTAGCTGATGAACCAACAGCTTCACTTGACCCCAAAACTGCTGAAAGTGTAATGCAATATTTGAAAATGTTAAATCAAAAATATGGCATGACCGTAGTAGCTAATCTTCATAGTATTGAACTTGCACGAAAATTTGGAGATCGAGTACTTGGAGTTAAAAGTGGTGAAATTATCTATGATGGTCAGATGAGCGAAACTCCAGAAAGTATTTTTGACAAAATTTACAAGGGACAACTTGAGGAGGCTGACAATGACAGATAA
- a CDS encoding phosphate/phosphite/phosphonate ABC transporter substrate-binding protein, translating into MKKIKKFLVIGLAVMLTLVASACSKKTDSKKTYTPKVLNVQFVPSQAADKLEGRAKPLEEMLSKKLGIPVHVTMSTDYTTVVEAMKSKKVDVGFLPPDGYVLGHKQGAADILLQAERYGVQQPNGMPSKKFVKSYRAEILVKKGSKIKSWKDLKGKSISVQNPTSSSGYVFPVAELYEKGLNVPKECKLVTVTGHDQAVLNVLNGDTDAAFVFEDARNNVKADEPDIMKKVVPIYFTKPIPNDTICVQPNMSKKFRKKLAKAFIEIGESKKGRALLESIYGHEGYVIAKNSDFNVVRKYDKLVDETQQ; encoded by the coding sequence ATGAAAAAAATAAAAAAATTTTTAGTAATTGGATTAGCCGTAATGCTTACCCTTGTAGCAAGTGCTTGTTCCAAAAAGACTGATAGTAAAAAAACTTATACGCCTAAAGTTTTAAATGTTCAGTTTGTTCCTAGCCAAGCTGCTGATAAGCTTGAAGGCCGAGCAAAACCACTGGAAGAGATGCTATCTAAGAAGCTAGGAATACCAGTTCATGTGACTATGTCAACAGATTATACGACTGTTGTCGAAGCAATGAAGTCTAAAAAAGTTGATGTTGGTTTTTTACCTCCCGACGGTTATGTATTGGGTCATAAACAAGGTGCAGCTGATATTTTATTACAGGCCGAAAGATATGGAGTGCAGCAGCCAAATGGGATGCCTAGCAAGAAGTTTGTCAAATCTTATCGGGCTGAAATCTTAGTAAAAAAGGGCTCTAAGATAAAATCTTGGAAAGACTTAAAGGGTAAAAGTATCTCAGTACAAAACCCTACTTCTAGTTCTGGCTATGTTTTCCCAGTAGCAGAATTATATGAAAAGGGACTAAATGTACCAAAAGAATGTAAGTTGGTTACTGTTACCGGTCATGATCAAGCTGTTCTTAATGTTTTAAACGGCGATACTGATGCAGCTTTTGTCTTTGAAGATGCGAGAAATAATGTTAAGGCCGATGAACCTGATATTATGAAAAAAGTTGTACCAATTTACTTTACTAAGCCAATTCCAAATGACACGATTTGTGTGCAACCGAATATGTCTAAAAAATTCCGCAAGAAATTAGCTAAGGCATTTATTGAAATAGGTGAATCCAAAAAAGGAAGAGCCTTATTAGAATCAATTTATGGTCATGAAGGCTATGTGATAGCTAAAAATAGTGATTTTAATGTTGTACGTAAGTATGACAAGTTAGTAGACGAGACACAACAATAA
- a CDS encoding universal stress protein — protein MVEDYNNILVPVDGSENAERAFDKAVQIAIDNNAHLDILNVIDTRQFMGEMQDTLISGDTIYKMTQDSEDYLKSLQEWAKENKDFTNLSYHIRYGSPKHIIATEFVEDHGNDLIIMGATGLNAVERLLMGSVTEYVNQHALADVLIVKTGVENEKISKKKKKFFR, from the coding sequence ATGGTTGAAGATTATAATAATATTTTAGTACCTGTAGATGGATCAGAAAATGCAGAAAGAGCTTTTGATAAGGCTGTCCAAATTGCAATTGATAATAATGCTCATTTAGATATTTTAAATGTAATTGATACGCGTCAATTTATGGGTGAGATGCAAGATACTTTAATTTCTGGCGATACAATTTATAAAATGACCCAAGATTCAGAAGATTATCTAAAGAGTTTGCAAGAGTGGGCTAAGGAAAATAAAGATTTTACCAACTTAAGTTATCACATTCGTTATGGCTCGCCAAAGCACATTATTGCCACTGAGTTTGTAGAAGATCATGGCAATGATTTGATCATCATGGGTGCTACTGGATTAAATGCAGTCGAACGTTTATTAATGGGTAGTGTAACTGAATACGTAAATCAACATGCTTTAGCAGATGTCTTAATTGTTAAGACTGGTGTTGAGAACGAAAAAATCAGTAAAAAGAAAAAGAAATTCTTCAGATAA
- a CDS encoding tyrosine-protein phosphatase — MSEKYETKLIGVTSGRNFRELGGYKTITGQEIKSHKLIRSGNLAELSDQDVTLLKDYGVRYDIDFRSTKEVSEHPDRVPDGAHYEFDPVFSEDLTNASKGIFALEENAEKDPQFGYRHMFYAYEDMIKSDSAQQAYRKFFDLLLANSNEHEALLFHCTAGKDRTGFGALLILSALGVPFSTIKYDYTLTNITTADFINNMLKQAAASGASERVLQSIKDIQSVHPEYLDHAVFVLNQEYGGINEYLRKVMKLSSNDILDLRKIYLKD; from the coding sequence ATGAGCGAAAAATATGAGACTAAATTAATTGGCGTTACATCTGGTCGCAATTTCCGCGAATTAGGTGGCTACAAAACAATAACTGGTCAAGAAATTAAAAGTCACAAACTTATTAGAAGCGGAAATTTAGCAGAGCTTTCTGATCAAGACGTAACTTTGTTAAAAGATTATGGTGTTAGGTATGATATTGACTTCAGATCAACTAAAGAAGTATCAGAACACCCTGATCGGGTTCCTGATGGTGCTCACTATGAGTTTGACCCCGTCTTTAGTGAAGATCTTACAAATGCTTCTAAAGGAATTTTTGCTTTAGAAGAAAACGCCGAAAAAGATCCTCAATTTGGCTATAGGCACATGTTTTATGCCTATGAAGATATGATCAAAAGTGATAGTGCCCAACAAGCATACCGAAAGTTTTTTGACCTTCTACTAGCAAATAGTAATGAGCATGAAGCTCTCTTATTTCATTGTACTGCCGGAAAAGACAGAACGGGATTTGGAGCGTTATTAATCCTTTCTGCTTTAGGTGTGCCATTTTCTACAATTAAATATGATTATACTTTAACTAATATTACTACTGCCGACTTTATTAACAATATGTTAAAGCAAGCGGCAGCCAGTGGTGCAAGCGAGCGTGTTTTACAGTCAATTAAAGATATTCAATCAGTTCATCCCGAATATTTGGATCATGCTGTATTCGTGTTAAACCAAGAATATGGCGGTATTAACGAATATCTCAGAAAAGTAATGAAATTATCAAGTAATGATATTTTAGATTTGAGAAAGATATATCTTAAGGACTAA
- a CDS encoding GntR family transcriptional regulator — protein MSEPKYLQIENTLKNEIRNKKFKYGEVFYSEKELAQKFNVSSITVIRAVKDLVAAGYLIRYQGKGTYVSYSPNNRLVHYQDVTTYPELIEDKNKNEESMDVVSLEKESDPIINTIFKTPKTNFYYHLKQIRKVDNKPFMFYNIYVPLSMINPVKAQNKDNYKNIYLNIQEDCNFYLLDEPFKETHSIIPAFKEVSEALGVDLNTPIIRQERTIASERSGEVLLYMNNYKLSDYGVITLTSANFPED, from the coding sequence ATGAGTGAACCAAAATATTTACAAATTGAAAACACATTAAAAAACGAAATTCGTAATAAAAAATTTAAGTATGGCGAAGTTTTTTACAGTGAAAAAGAATTAGCACAAAAATTTAATGTCTCATCTATCACTGTTATTAGAGCAGTTAAAGATTTAGTAGCAGCCGGTTATCTAATTCGTTATCAAGGAAAAGGAACCTATGTTTCTTATTCTCCTAACAATCGCCTTGTCCATTATCAAGATGTAACAACCTATCCTGAATTAATTGAAGACAAAAATAAAAATGAAGAATCAATGGATGTTGTTAGCTTAGAAAAAGAAAGTGATCCAATTATTAATACGATCTTCAAAACGCCTAAGACTAATTTTTATTATCACCTTAAACAGATTAGAAAAGTCGATAATAAGCCTTTCATGTTTTATAACATCTATGTTCCACTTTCAATGATTAATCCAGTTAAGGCACAAAATAAAGATAACTACAAAAATATTTATTTAAATATTCAAGAAGATTGTAACTTTTATCTTTTGGATGAACCTTTTAAAGAAACTCACTCAATTATTCCTGCATTTAAGGAAGTAAGTGAAGCATTGGGGGTTGACCTAAATACACCAATCATTCGACAAGAGAGAACAATCGCTTCAGAAAGAAGTGGTGAAGTTTTACTTTATATGAATAATTACAAATTAAGTGATTATGGTGTTATTACTTTAACTTCAGCTAATTTTCCTGAAGACTAA
- a CDS encoding PTS sugar transporter subunit IIA, with amino-acid sequence MTDTISLFEPKMVFVTDETDRNKIFKAVYDKLYKQGYVKEDFINNIIEREEKYPTGVSTRPLSKDLPNIAIPHTEGQYVNKRLIIPVGLKTPIKFNNMVNPAEELEVKFLFILLNKDPKMHSNMLAKIMDFLAQTPVADLNELFASDDPNYIYDFLDNNF; translated from the coding sequence ATTACGGATACTATTAGTCTTTTTGAACCCAAAATGGTCTTTGTAACTGATGAAACTGATCGCAATAAAATCTTTAAAGCTGTTTATGACAAACTATATAAGCAAGGTTATGTAAAAGAAGATTTTATTAATAATATTATTGAAAGGGAAGAAAAATATCCTACGGGCGTCTCTACTCGGCCACTTTCAAAGGATTTGCCTAATATTGCCATCCCTCATACTGAAGGGCAATATGTAAATAAGCGTTTAATTATTCCTGTTGGACTTAAGACTCCGATTAAGTTTAATAATATGGTAAATCCTGCTGAAGAATTAGAAGTAAAATTTTTATTTATTTTACTTAACAAAGATCCTAAAATGCATTCTAATATGCTGGCCAAAATAATGGATTTCTTAGCTCAAACACCTGTTGCTGATCTAAATGAATTATTTGCTAGTGACGATCCTAATTATATTTATGATTTTTTAGATAATAATTTCTAG
- a CDS encoding nucleoside 2-deoxyribosyltransferase, with the protein MTKTKTVYFGAGWFSDTQNKAYKDAMSALQANPTIDLENSYVPLQNQYKDIRVDEHPEYLHDKEWAQATFNGDLIGIKTSDIMLGVYVPKEEDVGLGMELGYAMSHGKYVLLVIPDELFGESINLMSWGVADNVIKMSELADFDFNKPRFNFYDGAVY; encoded by the coding sequence ATGACAAAAACAAAAACCGTTTATTTTGGTGCTGGCTGGTTCAGCGATACTCAAAACAAGGCCTACAAAGATGCAATGAGTGCCTTACAAGCAAATCCAACAATTGACTTAGAAAATAGTTATGTCCCACTTCAAAATCAATACAAGGATATTCGCGTTGACGAACATCCAGAATATCTTCACGATAAAGAATGGGCACAAGCAACTTTTAACGGTGATTTAATTGGTATTAAGACAAGCGATATTATGCTTGGTGTCTATGTACCCAAGGAAGAAGATGTTGGTCTTGGGATGGAATTAGGCTATGCCATGAGTCATGGTAAATATGTTCTTTTAGTTATTCCTGATGAATTATTCGGTGAATCAATTAACCTAATGAGTTGGGGCGTTGCAGATAATGTTATCAAAATGAGTGAATTAGCTGATTTTGATTTCAACAAACCACGCTTCAACTTCTATGATGGTGCTGTTTACTAA